From Enterococcus wangshanyuanii, the proteins below share one genomic window:
- the fosX gene encoding FosX/FosE/FosI family fosfomycin resistance hydrolase, whose translation MQAISHMTFIVQDLKKATQFFEQIFDAKEVYSSGDETFSIAREKFFLIGDLWIAIMEGESLPTRTYDHIAFKIEEGEYELYLERIERLGLDIRKGRTRVEGEANSIYFYDFDNHLFELHTGTLEERLKQYHKKSVRIE comes from the coding sequence ATGCAAGCGATCAGTCACATGACTTTTATTGTCCAGGATCTAAAAAAAGCTACACAATTTTTTGAACAAATTTTTGATGCAAAAGAAGTCTATTCCAGCGGTGATGAAACATTTTCAATTGCTAGAGAGAAATTTTTTCTGATCGGTGATCTTTGGATCGCAATTATGGAAGGGGAGTCTCTACCGACAAGAACTTACGATCATATCGCCTTTAAGATCGAAGAAGGTGAATATGAGCTGTATTTAGAAAGAATCGAACGATTGGGATTGGACATAAGAAAAGGAAGAACGCGGGTAGAAGGAGAAGCTAACTCTATTTATTTTTATGATTTCGATAATCATCTGTTTGAGCTGCACACTGGAACATTAGAGGAGCGCTTAAAACAGTATCATAAAAAATCAGTGCGTATCGAATGA
- the leuS gene encoding leucine--tRNA ligase — translation MSYDHKKIEKKWQKYWAKNNSFTTHDDPNKKKFYALDMFPYPSGQGLHVGHPEGYTATDILSRMKRSQGYSVLHPMGWDAFGLPAEQYALDTGNDPAEFTKKNIETFKRQINSLGFSYDWNREINTTDPEYYKWTQWIFTKLYEHGLAYEAEVAVNWVPELGTVISNEEVIDGKSERGGYDVIRKPMRQWMLKITAYADRLLDDLELVDWPESIKDMQRNWIGRSEGANVTFKVDGTNEEFTVFTTRPDTLFGATYTVLAPELELVKQITTPEQKEAVEAYIDAASKKSDLNRTDLAKEKTGVFTGAYAVNPVNGAKIPIWIADYVLASYGTGAIMAVPAHDERDYEFAKTFSIEIIPVLAGGDIDKAAYTGDGVHINSGFLDGLNKEEAITKMNDWLEENQVGKKEISYRLRDWLFSRQRYWGEPIPVIHWEDGTTTTVPEEELPLRLPKTDDIKPSGTGESPLANITDWINVVDPETGKKGKRETNTMPQWAGSSWYHLRYVDPHNKTVLADYKKLERWLPVDIYIGGAEHAVLHLLYARFWHKFLYDIGVVPTKEPYQKLYNQGMILGQSFRDSRGALVPTNMVEKRDNVWVNVETGEELEEAPAKMSKSLKNVVNPDDVIEKYGADTLRMYEMFMGPLDASIAWSENGLEGSRKFLDRVWRLIVDEDNKMRDRITTINDGRLTKVYHQTVKKVTEDMENLHFNTAISQLMVFVNEANKAEVLPYEYIEGFVQLLAPIAPHIGEELWAILGNKESLTNMPWPTYDEAALVEDEVEVVFQVNGKVRAKVNVSRGLSKEELEEKALASEEIQSFIEGKTVRKVIVVPEKLVNIVAN, via the coding sequence GTGAGTTACGATCACAAGAAGATTGAAAAAAAATGGCAAAAATATTGGGCGAAAAACAATAGCTTTACCACCCATGATGATCCAAACAAAAAGAAATTTTATGCACTGGATATGTTCCCATACCCATCAGGTCAAGGTCTTCATGTAGGCCATCCGGAAGGGTATACAGCAACAGATATTTTATCACGAATGAAAAGAAGCCAAGGCTATAGTGTTTTACACCCAATGGGATGGGATGCATTTGGACTACCGGCAGAGCAATATGCGCTAGATACAGGTAACGATCCTGCTGAATTTACAAAGAAAAATATTGAAACCTTTAAACGTCAAATCAATTCTTTAGGCTTTAGCTACGATTGGAATCGTGAAATCAATACAACTGATCCGGAATACTATAAATGGACACAATGGATTTTTACTAAGCTGTATGAACATGGATTAGCTTACGAAGCAGAAGTTGCTGTGAACTGGGTTCCGGAACTTGGTACAGTTATCTCTAACGAAGAAGTAATCGATGGCAAAAGCGAACGTGGTGGCTATGATGTGATCAGAAAACCGATGCGTCAATGGATGCTTAAGATCACAGCTTACGCAGATCGTTTATTGGATGATCTAGAATTAGTAGATTGGCCAGAAAGTATCAAAGATATGCAACGTAACTGGATCGGTCGTTCAGAGGGAGCGAATGTTACCTTTAAAGTAGATGGAACGAATGAAGAATTCACTGTGTTTACAACAAGACCAGATACTCTATTTGGCGCAACCTATACCGTTTTGGCGCCAGAATTGGAATTGGTGAAACAGATTACGACGCCAGAGCAAAAAGAAGCAGTGGAAGCCTATATTGATGCTGCATCGAAAAAGTCGGATTTAAATCGGACTGATTTAGCAAAAGAAAAAACAGGTGTTTTTACTGGAGCTTATGCAGTAAATCCAGTTAATGGAGCTAAGATACCAATTTGGATCGCAGATTATGTGTTAGCTTCGTATGGAACAGGTGCAATCATGGCTGTTCCAGCGCACGACGAACGTGATTATGAATTTGCTAAAACATTTAGCATCGAGATCATTCCAGTATTAGCAGGTGGAGATATTGATAAGGCAGCTTACACAGGAGATGGCGTGCATATCAATTCTGGCTTTTTAGATGGATTGAATAAAGAAGAAGCGATCACTAAAATGAATGATTGGCTTGAAGAAAATCAAGTAGGGAAAAAAGAAATCAGCTATCGTCTGCGCGATTGGTTATTCTCTCGTCAACGTTACTGGGGTGAACCAATTCCTGTGATTCATTGGGAAGATGGCACCACAACAACTGTGCCGGAAGAAGAGTTGCCGCTAAGATTACCAAAAACAGACGATATCAAACCAAGCGGAACAGGTGAGTCTCCTTTAGCAAACATTACTGATTGGATCAATGTTGTTGATCCTGAAACAGGCAAAAAGGGAAAAAGAGAGACGAATACGATGCCGCAATGGGCTGGAAGTTCTTGGTATCATTTGCGTTATGTCGATCCGCACAACAAAACAGTGCTTGCTGATTATAAAAAATTAGAACGCTGGCTGCCAGTAGATATTTATATCGGTGGAGCAGAACATGCTGTATTGCATTTGTTATATGCTCGTTTCTGGCATAAATTCTTATATGATATCGGTGTAGTGCCTACTAAAGAGCCTTATCAAAAATTATACAACCAAGGAATGATTCTAGGTCAAAGCTTCCGCGATAGCCGTGGTGCCCTTGTTCCTACGAATATGGTAGAAAAACGGGATAATGTTTGGGTGAATGTCGAAACAGGAGAAGAGCTGGAAGAGGCACCTGCTAAAATGAGTAAGTCCTTGAAAAATGTAGTGAACCCTGATGACGTGATCGAAAAATATGGTGCAGACACTCTGAGAATGTATGAGATGTTCATGGGACCATTGGATGCATCGATTGCTTGGAGCGAAAATGGCTTAGAAGGTAGCCGCAAATTCTTGGATCGTGTGTGGCGTTTAATTGTTGATGAAGACAATAAAATGCGTGACCGCATTACAACGATCAATGACGGCCGTTTAACAAAAGTCTATCATCAAACAGTAAAAAAAGTAACGGAAGATATGGAAAATCTCCATTTCAACACAGCGATTTCTCAGTTGATGGTTTTTGTTAACGAAGCGAATAAAGCAGAAGTATTACCGTATGAATACATTGAAGGCTTCGTTCAATTATTAGCGCCAATTGCGCCTCATATCGGTGAAGAGCTGTGGGCAATCTTAGGCAACAAAGAAAGCTTAACGAATATGCCTTGGCCAACGTATGATGAAGCAGCATTAGTTGAAGACGAAGTTGAAGTCGTATTCCAAGTGAATGGAAAAGTTCGAGCGAAAGTAAACGTTTCACGAGGTCTTAGTAAAGAAGAACTTGAAGAAAAGGCGCTAGCTTCAGAAGAAATTCAGTCTTTTATTGAAGGAAAAACAGTTCGTAAAGTCATTGTTGTTCCTGAAAAATTGGTGAATATTGTAGCAAATTAA
- a CDS encoding muramidase family protein produces MEKYKLSRKERRKAEQNKLAADQLKKGTTVLSSAIVVSSIAAPIAAPKIAEATEEQTPNAQISYSETPTHTEGVQTETTTDSNDSMTEDTQETSSSEEITETTDSSELNTSETTPGTEETTTTTEDQAETTDSSTDETEKLPEISLRSFAATTRSISPSTFIADISGHARSVAAANDLYASVMMAQAILESDWGRSTLSAAPNHNLFGIKGSYQGQSVTMQTWEVYNGQWVQVNAAFRKYPSYSESFSDNAYVLRNTSFQSGVYYYSGAWKSNTNSYKDATAWLTGRYATDPSYNTKLNNIITTYNLTQYDTPSTGGNTGGNSGSGNTGGNAGNTGGNSGNTGGTSNQNVTHTVKSGDSLWALAAQYGTSVANIKSWNGLSSDMIYVGQKLIVKKGSGSTGSGSTGGNSGSTGNTGNSGNTGTSNTYYTVKSGDSLWAIANANGTSVANIRQWNNLSGDIIFPGQKLIVKKGSGSTSSGNSGSTGNAGSSNNSGSTGTSNATYTVKSGDSLWAIANSNGVSIANLRQWNNLSGDMIYPGQKLIVKKGSGSASSNNNSSSNTGSSNTNTGSTTGSYTVKSGDSLWAIASANGTSVANLRQWNNLSGDMIYPGQKLIVKKGGSSTSTSSSSNNQSSTQNASTHKVKSGDTLWGLAQTYSTSVQKIKQLNGLSSDLIYIGQQLKVK; encoded by the coding sequence ATGGAGAAGTACAAACTATCGAGAAAAGAGCGGAGGAAAGCTGAACAAAACAAGCTCGCTGCTGACCAGTTGAAAAAAGGAACGACTGTTTTAAGCTCTGCAATCGTTGTTTCATCAATTGCAGCACCGATTGCAGCACCTAAAATTGCAGAAGCAACAGAAGAGCAAACACCAAATGCTCAGATTAGTTACTCAGAGACACCTACACATACAGAAGGCGTTCAAACAGAAACGACGACTGACTCTAACGATTCGATGACAGAAGACACTCAGGAAACATCTTCAAGTGAAGAAATAACTGAAACAACCGATTCATCAGAATTAAATACATCAGAAACAACTCCAGGTACTGAGGAAACAACTACAACAACAGAAGATCAGGCGGAAACAACTGATTCTTCTACCGATGAAACGGAGAAATTACCAGAAATTTCTTTACGTTCTTTTGCAGCGACAACAAGAAGCATTAGTCCAAGTACGTTTATTGCGGATATTTCAGGACATGCTCGTTCTGTAGCGGCAGCGAATGATCTATATGCGTCAGTAATGATGGCACAAGCGATCCTTGAAAGTGATTGGGGCAGAAGTACATTATCTGCTGCACCAAATCATAATCTGTTTGGTATCAAAGGTAGCTACCAAGGGCAGTCAGTTACGATGCAAACATGGGAAGTTTATAACGGACAATGGGTTCAAGTAAATGCTGCGTTTAGAAAGTATCCATCTTATTCAGAATCCTTTAGTGATAACGCATATGTTTTGAGAAATACGTCATTTCAATCTGGCGTTTATTATTATTCTGGTGCATGGAAAAGTAATACCAACTCATATAAAGATGCGACAGCATGGTTGACAGGTCGTTATGCAACAGATCCAAGCTATAATACAAAATTAAATAATATTATTACAACGTATAATCTAACTCAGTATGATACACCTTCGACTGGAGGAAATACTGGCGGCAATAGCGGTAGTGGAAATACGGGTGGAAACGCTGGGAACACAGGCGGAAATTCTGGCAATACCGGTGGTACAAGTAATCAAAATGTGACCCATACAGTCAAATCCGGTGATAGCCTATGGGCTTTAGCTGCTCAATATGGCACATCTGTCGCAAACATTAAAAGCTGGAACGGATTATCAAGCGATATGATTTATGTTGGACAAAAGCTGATCGTCAAAAAAGGTTCAGGCAGCACAGGTAGTGGAAGTACTGGTGGCAACAGTGGTTCAACAGGAAACACAGGGAATTCCGGCAATACAGGAACATCAAACACATACTATACAGTAAAATCCGGCGACTCATTGTGGGCCATCGCGAATGCGAATGGGACGAGTGTTGCAAATATCCGCCAATGGAATAATTTAAGTGGAGATATAATTTTCCCAGGCCAAAAATTAATTGTCAAAAAAGGTTCTGGAAGTACTAGTAGCGGAAATAGCGGTTCAACAGGAAATGCTGGAAGTTCAAATAATTCCGGTAGTACAGGAACCTCAAATGCCACTTATACAGTAAAATCCGGCGATTCACTATGGGCCATCGCAAATTCAAACGGGGTGAGCATCGCGAATCTACGCCAGTGGAATAATCTGAGCGGTGACATGATCTATCCAGGCCAAAAATTGATCGTGAAAAAAGGTTCTGGTTCTGCCAGCAGCAACAATAACTCATCAAGTAATACAGGCAGCTCAAACACGAACACGGGTTCAACAACTGGTTCTTATACAGTAAAATCTGGTGATTCATTATGGGCGATAGCGAGTGCAAACGGTACGAGTGTTGCCAATTTGCGCCAGTGGAATAATCTAAGTGGCGATATGATCTATCCAGGCCAAAAATTGATTGTCAAAAAAGGCGGCAGCTCAACAAGTACTTCTTCTTCATCCAATAATCAAAGCAGTACTCAAAATGCAAGCACGCACAAAGTGAAAAGCGGCGATACATTATGGGGACTTGCACAGACATATAGTACAAGTGTTCAGAAAATCAAACAGCTAAATGGTTTATCAAGTGATTTGATTTATATTGGTCAGCAATTGAAAGTGAAATAA
- a CDS encoding DUF1700 domain-containing protein translates to MNKEHFLIELKIYLKPLTAQQQAFILEKYDKLFDERLANGEMEEEIAKDLGKPRTIAEEILEEFDITVPEKRLERDGWQEIPPATSYEYYEEATEHPYDQTYQSYERPRHNGFVRFCQIAGVILLNFLLMFWFIFSFAMLLFSGWFAAILFLFSPILGGISIVTGLNDASMFEMFVSVFLCGAGIIGLLILAPLTRFFGKALKRYMLWNIRVLRGDI, encoded by the coding sequence ATGAATAAAGAGCATTTTTTAATTGAACTAAAGATTTATTTGAAACCATTGACGGCACAACAGCAAGCCTTTATCTTAGAAAAATATGATAAACTATTTGATGAGCGGCTCGCTAACGGAGAAATGGAAGAAGAAATCGCCAAAGATCTAGGAAAGCCTAGAACGATCGCTGAAGAGATTTTGGAGGAATTTGATATCACTGTTCCTGAAAAACGATTGGAACGTGATGGCTGGCAAGAAATTCCACCTGCAACAAGTTATGAGTATTATGAGGAAGCCACTGAGCATCCATATGATCAAACCTATCAGTCTTATGAGCGTCCAAGACATAATGGATTCGTTCGTTTTTGTCAGATAGCTGGAGTTATTTTATTAAATTTTCTTTTAATGTTTTGGTTTATATTTAGCTTTGCTATGCTTCTCTTTTCTGGTTGGTTTGCAGCTATTCTATTCTTGTTTTCTCCAATTTTAGGCGGTATTTCGATTGTTACCGGTTTGAATGATGCATCAATGTTCGAAATGTTTGTTAGTGTCTTTCTTTGCGGCGCAGGTATCATTGGTCTATTGATTTTAGCGCCATTAACAAGATTTTTCGGTAAAGCATTAAAACGGTATATGCTATGGAATATACGTGTCTTAAGGGGAGATATATAA
- a CDS encoding DUF4097 family beta strand repeat-containing protein: MKKTTAFFLTIGVVSMIIGGIGSAVYFRRAEQSMTDTKKESYTVKNNQNLKEIHLTLTGNAEYYINTESTNKVVMNTRSSAPVSIKSSLKVDEKNGQLLVSANGNRNEKKLGSFKFDFINFDRGSSVSLTIPDNAERIVIDGQSSGRINLSGIDAKNITVKTENADVDANSLNTEKLALETTNGYLNVYTDVHADKASFKTTNGDINLNDFVASTWSAITTSGDISLESVKGISTIETMNGDISASNLKGEATIKSTNGSFDLYGSEIPKLLNVTTQQGDINLYTDEILYDIAINSKTTLGDSTIFGKERTSFKRGKGSRVFDLQSNSGDISIEGPVDSEDEE; encoded by the coding sequence ATGAAAAAGACTACTGCGTTTTTTCTAACGATCGGTGTAGTATCGATGATCATTGGCGGGATCGGCAGTGCCGTTTACTTTAGACGCGCTGAACAATCCATGACAGATACAAAAAAAGAAAGTTACACAGTTAAGAACAATCAAAATCTAAAAGAGATCCATTTGACGCTTACAGGAAATGCAGAATATTATATTAATACTGAAAGTACTAATAAAGTTGTGATGAATACACGAAGCTCTGCTCCTGTTTCAATAAAAAGTTCACTAAAGGTTGACGAGAAAAATGGGCAGCTCCTTGTTTCTGCAAATGGAAATAGAAACGAAAAGAAACTGGGTAGCTTTAAATTTGACTTTATTAATTTTGACAGAGGCTCATCTGTTTCCTTAACGATTCCAGACAACGCAGAACGAATCGTCATCGATGGCCAATCCTCTGGAAGAATCAATCTTTCAGGAATAGACGCAAAGAACATCACTGTTAAAACAGAGAACGCTGATGTTGATGCAAACAGCCTAAATACTGAAAAATTGGCTCTTGAGACAACGAATGGCTACTTAAACGTCTACACAGATGTTCATGCAGATAAAGCTTCGTTTAAGACAACTAATGGAGATATCAACCTCAATGATTTTGTTGCATCGACTTGGTCTGCAATCACTACCTCTGGCGATATCTCTTTAGAATCGGTTAAAGGTATTTCGACTATTGAAACAATGAATGGCGACATTAGTGCCAGTAATCTGAAAGGTGAAGCTACCATAAAGAGTACAAATGGAAGCTTTGATTTATATGGATCAGAAATTCCTAAACTGTTGAATGTTACGACTCAGCAAGGTGATATCAATCTTTACACTGATGAAATTTTATATGATATCGCGATCAATTCAAAAACGACATTAGGTGACAGCACTATTTTCGGTAAGGAACGGACATCATTTAAACGTGGAAAAGGTTCACGAGTATTTGATCTTCAATCGAATTCTGGTGATATTTCAATCGAAGGACCTGTCGATTCTGAAGACGAAGAGTAG
- a CDS encoding phosphatase PAP2 family protein — MKNKLYYQFAGSCFLVVFMFLGYVVRFYPEWLRGFDQAITSVVRAPYPSLNPFFVWYTRFADPLTVGILALAIAFILAKGKYYAQALWLLINTGGVAGILNPLIKLVFMRPRPTLDHLVAEHSYSFPSGHSTGSMLLYGTIIFLLPQFIKEKKLCLALQILLGIGILLIGISRIYVGVHFPSDVLGGFCFGLAWLLMTYPIYLEKRFVWRFKNKQQ, encoded by the coding sequence ATGAAAAACAAATTATACTATCAGTTTGCCGGCAGCTGTTTTCTAGTTGTCTTTATGTTTTTAGGTTATGTTGTCCGTTTTTATCCCGAGTGGCTGAGAGGCTTTGATCAAGCGATCACGTCAGTTGTCCGCGCGCCATATCCTTCGCTCAATCCATTTTTTGTTTGGTATACAAGATTTGCTGATCCATTGACCGTTGGTATTTTAGCGTTGGCTATCGCATTTATTTTAGCCAAAGGTAAATATTATGCACAAGCGCTGTGGCTTTTGATCAACACAGGTGGCGTCGCTGGAATTCTCAATCCATTGATCAAGCTTGTCTTTATGCGGCCTCGTCCAACATTGGATCATTTAGTTGCTGAGCATAGTTATAGCTTCCCAAGCGGTCATTCTACTGGAAGTATGCTTCTTTATGGGACGATTATTTTTCTGCTTCCTCAATTTATTAAAGAAAAGAAACTTTGTCTAGCTTTACAGATTCTGTTAGGCATCGGTATTTTATTGATTGGAATCAGTCGGATTTATGTCGGTGTACATTTCCCAAGTGATGTATTGGGAGGCTTTTGTTTCGGTTTAGCCTGGTTATTGATGACTTATCCAATCTATCTCGAAAAGCGATTTGTTTGGCGTTTTAAAAATAAACAGCAATAG
- a CDS encoding TIGR01212 family radical SAM protein (This family includes YhcC from E. coli K-12, an uncharacterized radical SAM protein.) — protein MSDFIYTEDPNKRYHTWNYALRQQFGGKIFKVPLDGGFDCPNRDGTVAKGGCTFCSVSGSGDMIVAPQAPLPIQFQKEIHMMHKKWPQVAQYIVYFQNFTNTHAPVEVIRHRFEQVVNEKGVVGISIGTRPDCLPDDVVDYLAELNQRYYIWVELGLQTTYETTSNAINRAHDYQTYLEGVAKLRKHNIRVCTHLINGLPGETMDMMRENVRRTILDSDIQGIKLHLLHLMTNTRMLRDYHEGRLQLMTRDDYVSVICDQLEMIPPEIVIHRLTGDAPYDSLVGPMWSLKKWEVLNAIDAEMKRRSTYQGSHNVRMEKEVLR, from the coding sequence ATGTCTGATTTTATATACACGGAAGATCCTAATAAACGTTACCATACTTGGAATTATGCCTTGCGCCAACAATTTGGCGGGAAGATTTTTAAGGTTCCTTTAGATGGCGGTTTTGATTGTCCTAATCGCGATGGAACGGTCGCTAAAGGCGGCTGTACATTTTGCAGTGTTTCTGGTTCTGGGGATATGATCGTTGCCCCGCAAGCTCCTTTGCCGATCCAATTTCAAAAAGAGATTCATATGATGCATAAAAAATGGCCGCAAGTGGCGCAATATATCGTGTATTTTCAAAATTTTACGAATACCCATGCTCCTGTTGAAGTGATCCGTCATCGCTTTGAGCAAGTCGTTAACGAAAAAGGTGTTGTTGGTATTTCGATCGGTACGCGTCCAGATTGCCTTCCTGATGATGTGGTGGATTATTTAGCGGAATTGAATCAGCGCTACTATATTTGGGTAGAGTTGGGTCTGCAAACAACCTATGAAACAACAAGTAATGCGATCAACCGCGCCCATGATTACCAAACCTATCTTGAGGGTGTAGCAAAATTGCGCAAGCATAATATTCGCGTTTGTACTCACTTGATCAACGGCTTACCTGGAGAAACAATGGACATGATGCGGGAAAATGTCCGACGGACGATTCTTGATTCTGATATTCAGGGAATCAAACTCCATTTGCTTCATTTGATGACGAATACACGGATGTTACGAGATTATCATGAAGGCAGACTTCAATTGATGACAAGAGACGACTATGTTTCTGTGATCTGTGATCAGCTGGAAATGATTCCACCTGAAATCGTGATCCATCGCTTGACTGGAGATGCTCCTTACGATTCATTAGTCGGTCCAATGTGGAGTTTGAAAAAATGGGAAGTATTAAATGCCATCGATGCTGAAATGAAACGCCGCAGCACTTATCAAGGAAGCCATAATGTGCGGATGGAAAAAGAGGTGCTTCGTTAA
- a CDS encoding class I SAM-dependent methyltransferase, whose translation MLQTALHFSHTLLKEVIAEGDSVVDATMGNGNDTAFLAQLVGSTGNVYAFDVQEQAVINTAKKLADVNLSEHVQLFHQGHETIDTAIDKDILIKAAIFNLGYLPKSDKTIITTPNTTKQALDALLPRLTTKGRIVLVVYYGHAGGEAELTLVQDYCQTLPQESYSVLTYQFINQRNNPPILFCIEKK comes from the coding sequence ATGTTGCAAACAGCCTTACATTTTAGCCATACATTGTTGAAAGAAGTTATCGCAGAAGGCGATTCTGTAGTTGATGCTACGATGGGCAACGGCAATGATACTGCTTTTTTAGCACAGCTAGTTGGTTCAACAGGAAACGTTTATGCGTTTGACGTTCAGGAACAAGCCGTAATCAACACAGCTAAGAAGTTAGCTGATGTAAATCTATCAGAGCATGTCCAACTGTTTCATCAAGGCCATGAGACGATCGACACAGCCATTGATAAAGATATTTTGATAAAGGCCGCCATTTTTAATCTTGGTTACCTTCCCAAAAGCGATAAAACGATTATTACAACGCCAAATACAACCAAGCAAGCGCTCGATGCCTTACTTCCAAGACTAACAACCAAAGGACGAATTGTCTTAGTAGTTTATTATGGTCATGCTGGTGGGGAAGCAGAGTTAACGCTCGTTCAGGATTATTGTCAAACGTTACCTCAAGAATCCTATAGCGTCCTAACCTATCAATTTATCAACCAACGGAATAATCCTCCGATTCTATTTTGTATTGAAAAAAAATAA
- a CDS encoding YiaA/YiaB family inner membrane protein yields MKKKAYRNTPAFVMLAWGSFLFFVVLILVGLYTLKEPLMVKGYYLMGSVGLISSSFTLSKVIRDNQEDEERYNKMFRVQDDVEDL; encoded by the coding sequence ATGAAAAAGAAAGCCTACCGTAATACACCGGCTTTCGTTATGTTGGCATGGGGGTCATTTTTATTCTTTGTGGTCCTTATTCTTGTTGGGTTGTATACATTAAAAGAGCCGTTGATGGTCAAAGGGTATTACTTGATGGGTTCAGTTGGATTGATTTCTTCATCCTTCACACTTTCTAAAGTAATCAGAGACAATCAAGAAGATGAAGAGCGCTACAACAAAATGTTTAGAGTGCAAGATGATGTTGAAGATTTATAA
- a CDS encoding DUF3825 domain-containing protein, whose protein sequence is MIGKIEEDLFRFAYCRRKNFEFNDYINELAGKVSEEDWGTNNRILKNYINFTFSKLASDYNKAEDSKKNFFISFIEGKCCFNTGLFNDFYEPIYAYFKENEYKQSDDDQSPWFLVGFKTPSDFELNSFDTLPLRAQFFEDAADLVYDYRLEIRANVRHILGDAENINRLPDVYKGMERTTLVQIFEGAIKTAEKRVAANYKLAVPQFYRNSLQLLIPLTLMKDSQADLALVLKKEGNIYTTRTCLTLDMAYNNARLIVKPESEWLKAEENDQTILN, encoded by the coding sequence ATGATTGGGAAAATTGAAGAAGATTTATTTCGTTTTGCGTATTGCAGAAGAAAGAACTTTGAGTTTAACGATTACATAAATGAATTAGCCGGAAAAGTAAGCGAGGAAGATTGGGGCACTAACAATCGAATATTAAAAAACTATATCAATTTTACATTTAGCAAATTAGCTTCAGATTATAATAAAGCAGAAGACTCAAAAAAGAATTTTTTCATAAGTTTTATTGAAGGTAAATGCTGCTTCAACACAGGATTATTCAATGATTTTTATGAACCAATTTATGCTTATTTCAAAGAGAATGAATATAAACAATCTGATGATGATCAATCTCCATGGTTTTTAGTAGGTTTTAAAACCCCAAGCGATTTTGAATTGAATTCATTTGACACACTACCTTTAAGAGCACAATTCTTCGAAGATGCAGCTGATTTAGTATACGACTATAGATTAGAGATAAGAGCTAATGTAAGGCATATCTTGGGCGATGCAGAAAATATAAATAGATTACCGGATGTATACAAAGGGATGGAAAGAACCACATTAGTTCAAATATTTGAAGGTGCTATAAAAACTGCAGAAAAAAGAGTTGCAGCAAACTATAAATTAGCTGTCCCGCAATTTTATAGAAACAGTCTTCAACTCTTAATACCTTTGACTTTAATGAAAGATAGTCAGGCTGATTTAGCATTAGTTTTAAAAAAAGAAGGTAATATCTATACTACAAGGACTTGTTTGACTTTAGATATGGCTTATAATAATGCACGATTAATTGTTAAACCTGAATCGGAATGGTTAAAAGCAGAAGAAAATGATCAAACCATCTTAAACTAA